A region of Nostoc sp. 'Peltigera membranacea cyanobiont' N6 DNA encodes the following proteins:
- the gcvH gene encoding glycine cleavage system protein GcvH — translation MSFEYPQDFRYLDSHEYVRIDGEIATIGITEFAVHELGDIVFLELPEIGDALTRGENFGTIESVKAVEELNSPVTGTVIERNEALINSPEEVSEDPYGEGWFLKVRVNDPGEVEDALTADEYRAQVEGE, via the coding sequence ATGTCTTTTGAATATCCTCAAGATTTTAGATACCTCGATTCTCATGAATACGTGCGAATAGATGGCGAAATTGCCACCATTGGCATTACTGAGTTTGCCGTCCATGAATTGGGTGATATCGTCTTTTTGGAACTGCCAGAAATTGGCGACGCTCTGACCAGGGGAGAAAACTTTGGCACAATTGAATCAGTAAAAGCCGTTGAAGAACTGAATTCACCAGTCACAGGCACGGTTATAGAACGCAATGAAGCCTTAATTAATTCTCCCGAAGAAGTGTCAGAAGACCCCTACGGAGAAGGGTGGTTTTTGAAAGTGCGTGTCAATGACCCTGGTGAAGTTGAGGATGCCTTGACAGCAGATGAGTATCGCGCCCAGGTGGAAGGGGAGTAA
- the gcvP gene encoding aminomethyl-transferring glycine dehydrogenase: MVLNAPILKSNEQQVLDGKSQKLSSFVPRHIGPNSDDIQLMLKVLGFPSLDALIDKTVPQTIRLKQPLKLPEAESEYAALVSLKKVANKNQVFRSYIGMGYYDTITPPVIGRNILENPGWYTAYTPYQPEIAQGRLEALLNFQTLIIDLTGLEIANASLLDEATAAAEAMSLSYGVSKNQANAYFVSHDCHPQTIDVLQTRAKPLGINIIVGDHQTFDFERAIFGAVLQYPASDGTIYDYRAFIEKAHAKGALVTVAADPLSLTLLTPPGEFGADIAVGSTQRFGIPLGFGGPHAAYFATKEEYKRLVPGRIVGVSKDAQGKPALRLALQTREQHIRREKATSNICTAQVLLAVMASMYAVYHGPAGLKQIAENIHSLTVLLAQGLKRLGYRVVSESFFDTLRVELGTHNLEDILANSEQLQINLRIFDATAVGISLDETTTVDDVLHILAIFAGENELPFSLEEWFSPLLCISPSPHLPLTRTSTYLTHPVFNRYHSETELLRYLHKLESKDLSLTTSMIPLGSCTMKLNATAEMIPVTWEEFGKIHPFAPASQTQGYQMIFKQLEKWLAEITGFAGISLQPNAGSQGEYAGLLVIRQYHENRGEAHRNVCLIPTSAHGTNPASAVMCGMKVVAVACDSQGNIDVDDLKAKAEKHSNELAALMVTYPSTHGVFEEPIQEICAVVHSHGGQVYMDGANMNAQVGICRPGDIGADVCHLNLHKTFCIPHGGGGPGMGPVGVASHLVPFLPGHAVVRTGDLGLGTRKEEIPNPQSPITSTQHIGAVAAAPWGSASILVISWMYIAMMGADGLTQATKVAILNANYIAKKLESYYPVLYQGKNGLVAHECILDLRSLKKSAAIEIDDVAKRLIDYGFHAPTVSWPVGGTIMVEPTESESKQELDRFCDALISIRQEIAEIESGKVDIQDNVLKNAPHTAESLITGEWHHSYSREQAAYPASWTREYKFWPAVGRIDAAFGDRNFVCSCLPMDAYS; encoded by the coding sequence GTGGTATTGAACGCCCCTATTCTCAAGTCTAATGAGCAGCAAGTGCTGGACGGAAAAAGTCAAAAGTTAAGTAGTTTTGTGCCAAGACACATTGGCCCTAACTCTGATGACATCCAGCTTATGCTTAAGGTTTTGGGGTTTCCCAGCCTGGATGCCCTAATCGATAAAACAGTTCCCCAGACAATTCGGCTGAAGCAACCGCTAAAGTTACCAGAAGCTGAAAGCGAGTATGCAGCACTGGTATCGTTAAAAAAAGTTGCTAACAAAAATCAGGTTTTCCGCTCATACATCGGTATGGGATATTACGACACTATTACCCCACCTGTGATTGGGCGTAACATCCTAGAAAACCCAGGTTGGTATACTGCTTACACTCCTTATCAGCCAGAAATTGCCCAAGGGCGACTAGAAGCGCTGCTCAATTTTCAAACCCTGATTATCGACCTCACAGGTTTGGAAATCGCTAATGCTTCGTTACTTGATGAAGCCACAGCCGCAGCTGAAGCAATGAGTTTAAGCTACGGTGTCTCCAAAAATCAGGCAAATGCCTATTTTGTCTCTCATGATTGCCATCCCCAAACTATTGACGTGTTACAAACACGGGCTAAACCATTAGGGATTAATATTATTGTCGGCGATCATCAAACATTTGATTTTGAGCGAGCAATTTTTGGGGCTGTTCTACAATACCCCGCAAGTGATGGCACTATTTACGACTACCGTGCTTTTATAGAAAAAGCCCATGCTAAGGGTGCATTGGTGACGGTAGCAGCAGATCCTTTAAGTTTAACTTTGCTCACCCCTCCTGGGGAATTTGGTGCTGATATTGCTGTCGGTAGTACCCAGCGCTTCGGTATTCCCTTGGGGTTTGGGGGGCCTCATGCGGCATACTTTGCTACGAAGGAAGAGTATAAGCGGCTGGTTCCGGGGCGAATTGTGGGAGTATCAAAAGATGCTCAAGGTAAGCCTGCATTACGTCTGGCTTTGCAAACCCGCGAACAGCATATCCGCCGCGAAAAAGCTACTAGTAATATTTGTACTGCACAGGTGTTGCTGGCAGTAATGGCGAGTATGTACGCGGTCTATCATGGGCCTGCTGGACTGAAGCAAATTGCTGAAAATATCCATTCCTTGACGGTGTTACTGGCACAAGGACTGAAGCGTTTGGGTTATAGGGTCGTTTCAGAATCTTTCTTTGATACGCTGCGAGTAGAACTGGGAACACACAATTTAGAAGATATTCTGGCAAATAGCGAACAGCTTCAAATTAATTTGCGGATTTTTGATGCAACTGCTGTTGGTATCTCACTGGATGAAACTACTACAGTAGATGATGTGCTTCACATCTTAGCAATCTTTGCAGGCGAAAATGAACTACCCTTCAGTTTAGAAGAATGGTTTTCTCCGCTTCTCTGTATCTCCCCCTCCCCCCATCTTCCCCTCACCCGTACCAGTACATATCTCACCCACCCAGTTTTTAACCGCTATCACTCAGAAACTGAGTTATTGCGCTATCTGCACAAGCTAGAAAGCAAGGACTTGTCGCTAACAACATCGATGATTCCTTTGGGTTCTTGCACAATGAAGTTGAATGCAACTGCTGAAATGATTCCGGTAACTTGGGAAGAATTTGGCAAGATTCATCCATTTGCCCCTGCGTCGCAAACTCAGGGTTATCAAATGATATTTAAGCAACTTGAGAAATGGTTAGCTGAAATTACTGGTTTTGCTGGGATTTCTCTACAGCCAAATGCTGGTTCTCAGGGCGAATACGCGGGACTTTTAGTAATTCGTCAATATCACGAAAATCGGGGTGAAGCACACCGCAACGTTTGTTTGATTCCCACTTCTGCACATGGGACAAACCCAGCAAGTGCGGTAATGTGCGGGATGAAGGTGGTGGCTGTTGCCTGTGACTCACAAGGTAATATTGACGTTGATGACCTGAAGGCTAAGGCAGAAAAACACAGCAATGAATTAGCCGCCTTAATGGTGACATATCCCTCAACTCACGGTGTCTTTGAGGAGCCAATTCAGGAAATCTGCGCTGTTGTCCATAGTCACGGTGGACAAGTTTACATGGATGGGGCAAATATGAACGCCCAAGTAGGCATTTGCCGTCCTGGAGATATTGGCGCGGATGTTTGCCATTTAAATTTGCATAAAACTTTTTGTATTCCTCATGGTGGCGGTGGCCCTGGTATGGGCCCCGTTGGGGTAGCCTCTCATCTTGTGCCATTTTTGCCTGGACATGCTGTAGTCAGGACTGGGGACTTGGGACTGGGGACTAGGAAAGAGGAAATTCCCAATCCCCAATCCCCAATCACCAGTACCCAACATATTGGTGCTGTGGCGGCTGCGCCTTGGGGTAGTGCCAGTATTCTGGTGATTTCTTGGATGTACATCGCCATGATGGGTGCAGATGGTTTAACCCAAGCAACTAAGGTGGCGATTCTCAACGCTAACTACATCGCCAAGAAACTGGAATCGTACTATCCGGTTTTGTATCAGGGGAAAAATGGTCTAGTTGCCCATGAATGTATTTTAGATTTGCGATCGCTCAAAAAATCAGCTGCGATCGAAATCGATGATGTAGCCAAGCGTCTGATAGATTACGGTTTCCATGCGCCGACTGTCTCCTGGCCTGTAGGAGGTACAATCATGGTGGAACCTACAGAAAGTGAATCTAAACAAGAGTTGGATCGTTTCTGTGATGCTTTGATTTCTATTCGCCAAGAAATTGCCGAAATAGAATCAGGCAAGGTGGATATCCAAGATAATGTTTTAAAGAACGCACCCCACACTGCTGAAAGTCTTATTACAGGAGAATGGCACCATTCCTATTCTCGCGAACAAGCCGCCTATCCTGCTTCTTGGACTCGTGAATATAAATTCTGGCCTGCTGTTGGTCGCATTGATGCAGCCTTTGGCGACAGGAATTTTGTTTGTTCTTGTCTGCCAATGGATGCTTATTCCTGA
- the gcvT gene encoding glycine cleavage system aminomethyltransferase GcvT produces the protein MANQEDNAQSLARTPLYQLGVELKARFTSFGGWEMPVQFSGISREHEAVRNTAGMFDISHMGKFTLQGKNLISQLQPLVPSDLSRLQPGQAQYTVLLNPQAGIIDDIIVYYQGEDTTGIQKAFIIVNAATSGKDKAWLLQHLDLDKLQFQDLSPEKALIAVQGPKAIKYLQPLVKEDLEPIKAFGHLEATLLGKPAFLARTGYTGEDGFEVMVDSDVGVELWRNLHKAGVIPCGLGARDTLRLEAAMALYGQDIDDTTTPLEAGLGWLVHLDTKCDFIGREVLAQQKATGVQRRLVGLQTQGRNIARHGYQVLSAGKVVGEVTSGTLSPTVGYPIALAYVPTQLATVGQQLEVEIRGKAYPAVVVKRPFYRSKNRVAN, from the coding sequence GTGGCTAATCAAGAAGACAACGCCCAATCTCTGGCGCGAACCCCTTTATATCAACTGGGTGTAGAACTCAAAGCCCGCTTTACCAGCTTTGGCGGCTGGGAAATGCCCGTGCAATTTAGTGGTATTAGCCGCGAACACGAGGCTGTAAGAAATACAGCCGGAATGTTCGATATTTCCCACATGGGTAAATTTACTCTCCAAGGTAAAAATCTCATTTCCCAACTTCAGCCTCTAGTGCCTTCAGACTTGAGTCGATTGCAACCTGGTCAAGCACAATACACCGTATTGTTAAATCCCCAAGCTGGAATTATTGACGACATCATTGTTTATTACCAAGGTGAAGACACTACTGGTATACAAAAGGCATTTATCATCGTCAATGCAGCAACCTCTGGTAAAGATAAAGCATGGTTATTGCAACATCTTGACCTGGATAAGTTGCAATTCCAAGACCTTTCACCAGAAAAAGCCTTAATTGCCGTCCAAGGGCCAAAAGCGATTAAATATCTCCAGCCATTAGTGAAAGAAGACTTAGAACCAATCAAAGCCTTCGGACATTTAGAAGCAACCCTACTAGGGAAACCTGCCTTCCTGGCCCGCACAGGTTACACCGGAGAAGATGGCTTTGAGGTGATGGTAGACTCAGATGTGGGGGTAGAATTGTGGCGAAATCTCCATAAAGCTGGTGTTATCCCCTGTGGACTTGGTGCGAGAGACACCCTGCGCCTAGAAGCAGCGATGGCACTTTACGGACAAGATATCGATGACACCACCACACCCTTAGAAGCAGGTTTGGGGTGGCTAGTTCACTTAGATACCAAATGTGATTTTATCGGACGAGAAGTTTTAGCACAGCAAAAAGCCACTGGAGTGCAGCGCCGATTGGTGGGTTTACAAACCCAAGGACGCAACATTGCCCGTCATGGCTATCAAGTGTTATCAGCAGGTAAAGTGGTGGGAGAAGTTACCAGTGGCACTCTGTCGCCCACAGTTGGTTATCCCATTGCCTTAGCCTACGTTCCTACCCAACTAGCAACCGTTGGTCAGCAGCTAGAAGTCGAAATTCGTGGCAAAGCTTATCCAGCAGTTGTAGTTAAACGTCCCTTTTATCGGTCAAAAAATCGTGTTGCCAACTGA